In Lolium rigidum isolate FL_2022 chromosome 7, APGP_CSIRO_Lrig_0.1, whole genome shotgun sequence, the DNA window ATGTGCAGATCACGATAGACCCTTCTAAACCGACACCACGTGtcctcaccaatctcaaagccTTGTATTCCCTGAAAGGGTATAGATGGTAACCTGGAAAGGTGAGGGTGACTAGAGgttctacaaaaaaaaatttgaattctcTTGTAATTTTAGGTTTTGTGAAAatataaagttagccaattgcaagCAAGGTGATGCAACTTAAATGATGATACAAGGTACCTTAAGTACGAAAGCTATgacaaataaaaataatacaataAAGACGGATATTTTAGCATGTGTGGATATTCTTTAGGCGATGACTCTATCTATTCATGCTACAACTGCAAGAGGCGCCATCTGAGGATTGCTCTCCTTCCGATGAGGATCGGCAGAGATTTGGTGGTGGACGAAGTTCTTTCAGTTTGAGGGAGAAAGTAGGATAAAAGAAAAGCTTTGCCGGTAGTTTCAATTTAGTTTAGACCTGGTAGCTTTCCCTGCAATGTTGAGAAGGTTGTTGTAATAATTAGTTTTAGACTAGTTGGGTGCTTGCGTTTTTTAAATTTTCTGTTGGGTGACATTAATTTCTGGTTCTCTTTGATCTCTTTTTCGTTTTCCATTTTATTTGTGTTTGCCCCTTCGATGGATTTTGTTGTTTGTgagttctcgcaaaaaaaaaaaaaacatttgttCCGTTATCTGATGATAGTGGAACCCGAAGCTTTTTAGCTTCTTATTATGGAAACCAGAGCAACCAGTGTATACATTAATTTGTGCATATAGAGAATCACAAGTAATGCTAACATGTCATTTTTCACTGGCAATGCTGGACATGGTGTTCATGCTTTCCATGGGCGAAGGGTGTGGCATGACATACGAGTCGAACCCTTCGTTCTGCATCATCGCAAGAATCTGGAAGGTTTCATTAGTCGGGGTGAGCTCCGGTAGTCGCACATCTCCATTAAGATACCTCACAACCTGCCTCATGTCAGGCCTCGAGTTGGAGAGAGGATGCGAGCACAACAATCCTAGCTTCAAAGCGAGGGTTGCCTCATCGACATCATATTCATGAAGCTTGGCATCCACGGCCTCGGTTAGCGATCCTGTGTGCCAACGATCAAGCACCCAATCGGCCAGCATGTGCTGTTCGCCCCGTGAATTTTGGGTAATGGGCCTCTGGCCGCAGGTGACCTCGAGCATGAATATTCCGAAGGCGAACACATCGGTCAGGGGCGTCGCCTTGTTGGTGCGGCCAAGCTCTGGTGCTAGGTATCCAATGGTGCCGACGACGTGCGTGGTCTGCGCGTTGGCGCCACGGTCGTACATCGTTGCCAGTCCGAAGTCGCCCAGTCGGCCATTCATCTCAGCATCTAGGAGCACGTTGCTGGCCTTGATGTCTCGGTGGATGATCACCTTCTCCCACTCCTCGTGGAGGTAGAGCAACCCCGATGCGATTCCTCTGATGACCCGGAACCTCTTCTCCCAATCCAGAACTGGTTTCTCATCACTGTACAGATGCTTGTCGAGGCTCCCATTTGGCATGTACTCGTAGATGAGGACCAATTCCCCTTTACGCCTGCAATAGCCAAGTAACTGTGCCAAATTCCGATGTTGCAGACGCCCAATGCTGACGACCTCCGCGACGAACTCTTTCATGCCCTGTTGCGAGTCATGCGACACCTTCTTCACGGCGATCTCCAGCTTGGACACCGGCAGCACCCCCTTGTAGACCCTCCCGAACCCTCCCACGCCCAGCAGATTCCTGTCCTTGAACCCATTGGTGGCGCGGAACAGGTCCTTGTACGAGAACCGGTGCGGCCCGAACTCCACCTCCCAATCTTCCCGCACCTCCCTGTACCTGAGCCGCCGCCGTACCAGCAGGACGGCCACGGCGCCGACGGCGAGGATGAACGCCGCCGTCGCTACGGGCGGGATGATCTTCGCGAGGTTGGGGCGGCGCTTCGGGCCAAAGCGAGGCAGCCTTGGCAGCTGCGCGATGTCGATGGCCGGAGCAGGCCCGTCCATGGCGAAGCTCCAGCCCAGAACGTAGTGCCGCGAGTTGAAGGACCCCGTCGCCGACGAGAAGCCCACGTACGCCGTGTCCGTGAGCACCGTGGTGAGGTCGTACGCCGTGGAGAGCAGCGGCTTCACGGGCCTGGACATCCCGGCGGGAGCCATGGCCACGGTGATCTGCTTCCCCGCGCCGTCGTAGTCCacccatacctgcatggccttgcGGCTCGACAGCGTCAGGTTCTGGAAGACGCCGCCGTCCTTGTCGCCGTCGCGAAAGTAGCCGGCGCTGGCGGACGCGACGGACGTGAGCCCGTCAACGTCGATGCCCACGTGGTTGCCGTCGATGTCGCGGAACTCGTTGTTCTGGTCCGTGTCGAGCTCCACGCCGAAGATGTGGTTGGCGGCGGCCCCGTTGCTGGTGCTGTTGACGAAGCCGATGTACTGGCTTGGGAACGCGGAGGAGAAGTCGTAGCCGCCCGGGGCGACGAAGAGGATGATGCCGTGGCCGCAGTTGTCGTCGTCCGGGCAGAGGATGCCGAACACGAAGGAGGCCGAGAACGACCGCGCCGCCGTCAACGCGTTGCGGAAGCTGAACGGGGATGGGTGGATGGCGTGGGCCTTCTGCCGGAGCGTGCCGTTGGTGAGCTCGAGCAGGCCCGCGGGTGTGACTGCGGCAGCGCCGCCGAGGGTGAGGTTACCGCTGGCGAAGCCGCCGGAGTAGACGAACTGCTCGCTAACGTCGCCTCCCGCGCTGCAGATAGCAAGGCTAACGGCGACGAAAAGTGGGGTGAGGAAGCAGCTGAGCTTCTCGTGAGCTTGAGGCATAGCCGGAGTACCTACTGATGAGAAAGGCCAAGTCTGGTCTAATCCTCCAAAGGCCCCGTGAGGCTGTCGACCGGTGGACGGTCGTCGTTTGTGTTGACTGCAAAGTTTGGGTTCCGGTGCGACAACAACATGCTCCTCCTTGTGAAAATGGAAACGTTGTGGCAACGCTAGGCGGCGGCGGGTAGCACGGCTGTATCCATGTACAATACTTTGACTAGTTGAATGCCTGTGAGTTGTAACGGGTTCTAAAATGTTTTCCTATCTTCACCCATATAAAAATAATACTAGcagaatacccgtgcgttgctacggattttagaaaaagaaaagatgGATGGATGATTTTCTCTCGGTGCTTCCTCTTTCTTGATTCTAGGTGTACTATGTCATAGGTGCATTGTAACATGTGATATGCTTGAATCTTAAAAAGGTATTTCATGATTGGTAGTGATAAGTCAATACATTAGCATAGATCTTAATTGGTATTTGTTACAACACAAAATATTGCGTTTCTCCAAACATTTTCCTCATTTTTTCCTACCTCAAAAGCTCCACCATAGTTTTGTTACAATTTATAGATGAAATATATGCGTCCAAGATATGAACCTTTCAACTCAAGCTGGCAGGGGAAGAGTATAAACTTAGATTTTAAATCCGATGGTTGAACCTGAAGTATACTCTGAATTTATTTTAGGATGGTAACAGTTGGTAGCACCTAGTAGAAATGCATGCTCAACAGATGAACCTCACATGCAATTCGATTGTATAAGCATTTATCAGGTCAGCTCACCATTTATTCAATTGTATAAGAAGTGTGATAATCGATTTTTCAGTGCAAAAATCAGGTTCAATAATTTACCACCAACATACCAGACTTGCAAATTAAAATTCACATCATTCTGAATTTTGCATTCAGCAAGAGATTCAGCAAGAGATCTTTGCTAATTCTGAAGCTAGCTGGTCAATTGGTAACTGGCAATCGCGTATTTTGGTTGCTGCCATCACAGTTCACAGGGTACCATCGCCAAGATACACCGGCCACCAACATAGATCTTTGTCGAAGGCTCCCGATGCAAGCAACCTCTGAAGAACCGGGACTCCCCGCGGCAACGGGCCTTCCCTCAGAGGCGGCGACCGCCCGGGAGCAAGTGCGTCTCCCTTGTTGCCTTGCCCGCTCCCTCCTCTTCCTTGCTCTGCAGCCACCCTGCCGTCGACCGCCCTCCTCTTGCTGGAGCCCTACTCATCTCTCATCTCACCTCTCCCCGCATGAGCTTGTTGCCCGCTAGCACTACTGTGTCCGACGACTTTCGGGAGCTTTGCTCGTCCTGGCTTCCTCCGCCCGTGCTCCCCTCCACACGCGTGAGTTCCTCCTCTGCCACAACCCTGTGTCGCCGATGTTCGCAGCAGCCCCGGTGCCGCCTCCTGAGTCCGCGAGCGCTGCACGCGTGAGCGCCTCCTCTGACCGATTCCGCTGTTGGCAGCAGCCCCGGATCCGGCTTCTCCGTCCGCGAACATTGCGTCCCCATCGAACTCCAGCCGTGCAGGCGCCCAGGAAGAGTTGGCCTGGTCCAATCGCCGATGTGGGTGGAAGCAGCCCCGGAGGCCGGAGCCAACTCCTCTGTCCACGAGCACTGCGCCGCGTCAATCAACAACATGAAGGTTCGCCGCCTCAGCCTACCctactcgccggagaaggagatcGAGTCGTCGCCTAGCGATTTGGgggcgatttttttttttttttgagatggattTGGGGGCGACTTGGGAAGACGGGATATGGGGGAGAGTTGGGTGCCTTGCGTCTGATGAGAAAAAGGAAGCGAAACGAAACGTTATTTCACTTGGCGGTGGCAAGTGCCAGTAAATTCTTACGAAGTCCAGGGTAAATACGAAAGACGAAAGCAAACTAACAACATGCTGGTTTTTTAGCGATTGAAACCTCCTATGAGAGCGGTTTTTCAGCTTAGAAGGACGGACAGACGAAGCTCGAGGACGGTTTTTTACCGAGCAAGCTGGATCGGCTGGGCTGGTTTATTTGACGTACCATGGTTTTTTAACCAACGGACACCACCCATTGCCGTTTAATAGTTAAGATTAAGATAAGATACATGAAAAGATCCTATTATGTGAGTACATTTATTTGAATGAAGACATTTCT includes these proteins:
- the LOC124675251 gene encoding L-type lectin-domain containing receptor kinase SIT2-like translates to MPQAHEKLSCFLTPLFVAVSLAICSAGGDVSEQFVYSGGFASGNLTLGGAAAVTPAGLLELTNGTLRQKAHAIHPSPFSFRNALTAARSFSASFVFGILCPDDDNCGHGIILFVAPGGYDFSSAFPSQYIGFVNSTSNGAAANHIFGVELDTDQNNEFRDIDGNHVGIDVDGLTSVASASAGYFRDGDKDGGVFQNLTLSSRKAMQVWVDYDGAGKQITVAMAPAGMSRPVKPLLSTAYDLTTVLTDTAYVGFSSATGSFNSRHYVLGWSFAMDGPAPAIDIAQLPRLPRFGPKRRPNLAKIIPPVATAAFILAVGAVAVLLVRRRLRYREVREDWEVEFGPHRFSYKDLFRATNGFKDRNLLGVGGFGRVYKGVLPVSKLEIAVKKVSHDSQQGMKEFVAEVVSIGRLQHRNLAQLLGYCRRKGELVLIYEYMPNGSLDKHLYSDEKPVLDWEKRFRVIRGIASGLLYLHEEWEKVIIHRDIKASNVLLDAEMNGRLGDFGLATMYDRGANAQTTHVVGTIGYLAPELGRTNKATPLTDVFAFGIFMLEVTCGQRPITQNSRGEQHMLADWVLDRWHTGSLTEAVDAKLHEYDVDEATLALKLGLLCSHPLSNSRPDMRQVVRYLNGDVRLPELTPTNETFQILAMMQNEGFDSYVMPHPSPMESMNTMSSIASEK